In Nanohaloarchaea archaeon SW_7_43_1, a single window of DNA contains:
- a CDS encoding DNA topoisomerase VI, which produces MPKKDLANDEKTLDRLTHLGKKLVNQLNDNNEENLTIDTQVRSKSNVHYDEEEGRLSLGDSYSTRKFLNISHARKFMQTTLVANKAKELVESGRTASIREVYYQLKHSVPGLDENTFEDQDESNNVVVDIETATGAIREDLHLFAEPKGRLFGPITINDSGDSIDCMAMGTSGLAIPSIVDHYEFEQHSADFIMVVETSAMVNRLVEEDFHEDHNAILIGTGGQPARGARRLINIMHNRLDLPVYVFCDGDPWGYYIYSVLKSGSMSLAFQSDRLATPSARLIGMTMEDIDKYGLEHVTEDLKGKPKDSGGPTKDYKRIHDVMEYDWMQKDEWQAQFQKMLDKGVRVEQQALASQSLEFVANEYLPNKIENEELLD; this is translated from the coding sequence ATGCCAAAGAAAGATTTAGCAAACGACGAGAAGACATTAGATAGGTTAACACATCTCGGTAAGAAACTGGTTAACCAGTTAAATGACAACAACGAGGAAAATCTTACAATCGATACACAGGTAAGATCCAAGTCAAATGTTCACTACGATGAGGAAGAAGGAAGACTCTCCCTTGGAGACAGTTACTCGACAAGAAAGTTCCTGAACATCAGTCATGCCAGGAAGTTTATGCAGACAACATTGGTCGCGAACAAAGCCAAAGAACTTGTGGAATCAGGTAGGACTGCATCAATCAGAGAGGTCTACTACCAGTTGAAACACTCGGTTCCCGGTTTGGATGAAAACACTTTCGAGGATCAGGACGAATCCAACAATGTCGTAGTCGATATTGAGACAGCGACAGGAGCAATTAGAGAGGATCTACATCTTTTTGCAGAACCGAAAGGAAGATTGTTCGGCCCTATCACAATCAATGATTCAGGTGACTCGATTGACTGCATGGCTATGGGAACCTCTGGACTTGCGATCCCATCTATTGTTGATCATTACGAGTTTGAACAACATTCCGCTGACTTCATCATGGTAGTCGAGACCTCCGCTATGGTCAACCGTTTGGTTGAAGAGGATTTCCACGAAGATCACAACGCTATCCTGATAGGTACAGGAGGTCAACCGGCTAGAGGAGCAAGAAGACTCATCAATATAATGCATAACAGGCTTGACCTGCCGGTCTACGTATTCTGTGACGGCGACCCATGGGGATACTACATCTACTCAGTTCTCAAATCAGGATCAATGAGTCTTGCCTTCCAGTCAGACCGACTGGCTACACCTAGTGCAAGACTTATCGGTATGACAATGGAAGATATTGATAAGTACGGCCTAGAACATGTAACAGAGGATCTGAAAGGGAAACCGAAGGATTCAGGAGGCCCGACAAAGGATTACAAAAGGATTCATGACGTGATGGAGTATGACTGGATGCAGAAAGATGAATGGCAAGCACAGTTCCAGAAGATGCTGGACAAAGGAGTCAGAGTCGAGCAACAGGCCCTTGCATCACAGAGCCTTGAGTTCGTGGCAAATGAGTACCTTCCAAACAAGATAGAGAACGAGGAACTCCTGGATTAA
- a CDS encoding trehalase, with protein MQEEYWRNFRGVFDSYIILVFSKYSFNWHSMDEKALQVEGDLFEAVQNSEIFDDSKTFPDAILTTNKETALEDFKNKDIKTAVNRNFEIPESPNISIDNRSSMRAYIESSWDSLLQSSSDKSTLIPLENKYVAPGGRFREQYYWDSYFSMLGLKASGRTKILRGMVENFSSLIERFGFIPNGNRIYFLDRSQPPFFAYMINLLPENEKTKYQGNLEEEYRFWMDRRTVKTEKGDKLNRYWSEKTVPRPESYAEDFETGGSENFRGIRAACESGWDFSSRWANNGLESIRITDIAPVDLNCFLYENERTLSELSSEPEKSEKYREKMSRRKKLIDKYFWNEGEGFYFDYDLENQRQTDTWSLAGAVPLYVEAASQRQAEQVAENLEEKFLEKGGFVTSLTRSGHQWDYPNGWAPLQWIVYQGLRNYGFDQLAEMAAKKWIEMNREIFRETGKMYEKYNIVDPMSEVEDGEYPVQEGFGWTNGVTLMMLKKLGETSGSVSSDGIT; from the coding sequence ATGCAGGAAGAATACTGGAGAAACTTCAGAGGTGTTTTTGACTCCTACATTATTTTGGTTTTTTCAAAATACAGTTTCAATTGGCATTCGATGGATGAAAAGGCGCTCCAGGTAGAGGGAGATTTATTTGAGGCTGTACAGAATTCGGAAATATTTGATGACTCGAAGACCTTTCCAGATGCCATTCTAACCACCAACAAAGAAACAGCTCTGGAAGATTTCAAAAATAAAGACATCAAGACTGCAGTAAACAGAAACTTTGAGATACCGGAAAGTCCAAACATCTCGATAGATAATAGAAGCTCCATGAGAGCCTATATAGAATCTTCATGGGATTCTCTCTTACAGAGTTCATCAGACAAAAGCACGCTCATACCTCTGGAAAACAAATACGTGGCTCCCGGAGGTCGTTTCCGCGAACAGTATTACTGGGATTCCTACTTCTCAATGCTGGGACTGAAAGCTTCTGGAAGAACAAAAATACTTAGAGGAATGGTTGAAAACTTCTCCTCACTGATAGAAAGATTCGGCTTCATACCTAATGGAAACAGAATTTACTTCCTTGACAGATCACAACCGCCATTCTTTGCCTACATGATCAATCTTTTGCCAGAAAACGAAAAAACAAAATATCAGGGAAATCTGGAGGAAGAATACCGTTTCTGGATGGATAGAAGAACAGTTAAGACAGAGAAAGGAGATAAGTTGAACCGTTACTGGAGCGAAAAAACAGTTCCGAGACCGGAGTCTTACGCGGAAGACTTTGAAACCGGTGGAAGTGAGAATTTTAGAGGTATAAGAGCCGCGTGTGAATCTGGCTGGGATTTCAGCAGCAGATGGGCGAACAACGGACTTGAATCAATCAGGATAACTGACATAGCTCCTGTTGATCTAAACTGTTTCCTGTATGAAAACGAAAGAACACTTTCAGAACTGTCCTCAGAGCCTGAGAAGTCAGAAAAATACAGGGAAAAAATGTCTAGAAGAAAGAAATTGATAGACAAGTATTTCTGGAACGAGGGAGAAGGTTTTTACTTCGACTACGATCTTGAGAACCAGAGGCAAACCGATACTTGGAGCTTGGCCGGAGCTGTACCTTTGTATGTGGAAGCTGCTTCGCAGAGACAGGCAGAGCAAGTCGCTGAAAACTTGGAGGAAAAGTTCTTGGAAAAAGGCGGATTTGTTACCAGCCTCACTAGATCAGGACATCAGTGGGACTATCCAAATGGGTGGGCTCCTCTACAGTGGATAGTCTATCAAGGACTGAGAAATTATGGTTTCGACCAGTTAGCAGAGATGGCTGCAAAGAAATGGATTGAAATGAATCGGGAGATATTCCGGGAGACCGGTAAGATGTATGAAAAATACAATATTGTCGATCCTATGTCCGAAGTTGAGGACGGCGAATACCCCGTACAAGAAGGATTTGGCTGGACGAATGGTGTGACACTCATGATGTTGAAAAAACTGGGAGAAACATCTGGTTCCGTTAGCAGTGACGGAATTACCTAG
- the argS gene encoding arginine--tRNA ligase → MIAVKEELAEKLEEILEVEVKEDDIEIPEDEHGDFAYPAMKAASQKEENPRKLAEEASEKLGALDIVERVEVAGPGYLNFHLDREKYAKIIEDILESENMGVKQKEGSILLEFSSPNIAKPMNIGHLRNNALGDSLRRTLSFVGYDVTAENYIGDLGTQFGKVIYGHKNIESEKDFEEEPIEYMLDIYVKFHDLAEENTEIEHQAQEWAKKIEKRDDEAIRLWKKFRSATLEYHRDEYERLGIKFDRITGESTVYEDARELVKQMVEEGKLEHDEDGSIFYEFKEDELPGAVVLKADGSTLYITRDLYNLKKRNEEGFDHNLYVVASEQELHFKQLFQIAEESGIEAEGSEHLSYGMLNLPEGSMSTRKGLIIEQSEIFDRAIEIAEEKAEEEINRSLENAEAIGIGAVKYSNLSVSRKKDMEFDWDTALSFQGDSGPYLQYSNTRAKSILGKTEREPELSGALTREEYRLVKKLGEFPEKVGETAENREPAKIANYLSNLCEEFNSFYHSSRVIGENEETEKRRLKIVKLFSDVTDQGMKLLGIEPLEEM, encoded by the coding sequence ATGATAGCAGTGAAAGAGGAACTGGCAGAGAAACTGGAAGAAATATTGGAAGTAGAAGTAAAAGAGGATGACATTGAAATTCCCGAAGACGAACATGGAGACTTTGCCTATCCAGCTATGAAGGCAGCATCACAGAAGGAGGAGAATCCTCGGAAACTTGCTGAAGAAGCTTCAGAAAAGCTTGGGGCACTTGACATTGTTGAACGAGTAGAAGTTGCCGGACCCGGATACCTTAACTTTCATCTTGATAGAGAAAAATATGCAAAGATCATAGAGGACATATTGGAATCAGAAAATATGGGTGTCAAGCAGAAAGAAGGCAGTATCCTTCTAGAGTTCTCCTCTCCAAACATTGCAAAACCGATGAACATAGGACATCTCAGAAACAATGCTTTAGGAGATTCTCTGAGAAGAACTCTCTCTTTTGTCGGATATGATGTCACCGCAGAAAACTACATAGGCGATCTCGGAACACAGTTTGGAAAGGTTATTTACGGGCATAAAAACATTGAATCCGAGAAAGACTTCGAGGAAGAACCTATAGAGTACATGCTCGATATCTATGTCAAGTTTCACGACCTCGCAGAGGAAAACACAGAAATAGAGCACCAAGCCCAGGAATGGGCGAAAAAGATAGAGAAAAGAGATGATGAAGCAATCAGATTATGGAAAAAATTCCGCAGCGCAACACTGGAATATCACAGAGACGAATACGAAAGACTTGGAATCAAGTTCGACAGGATAACCGGTGAATCAACGGTATACGAGGACGCCAGAGAACTGGTAAAGCAAATGGTTGAGGAAGGAAAGCTTGAACACGACGAAGACGGCTCGATTTTCTATGAGTTTAAAGAGGATGAATTACCTGGAGCAGTTGTTCTCAAGGCAGATGGATCCACATTATACATTACCCGGGATCTCTACAACCTGAAGAAGAGGAATGAGGAAGGGTTTGACCACAACCTGTATGTTGTAGCCTCCGAGCAGGAGCTCCACTTCAAACAGCTTTTCCAGATTGCAGAAGAATCAGGGATTGAAGCCGAGGGATCAGAGCATTTATCTTACGGAATGTTGAATCTTCCGGAAGGAAGTATGTCGACCCGTAAAGGGCTTATAATAGAGCAGTCAGAGATATTTGACCGGGCGATTGAAATCGCTGAAGAAAAGGCTGAGGAGGAAATAAACCGCAGCCTGGAAAACGCTGAGGCAATCGGAATCGGTGCGGTGAAGTACAGTAATCTTTCAGTTTCGAGAAAAAAAGACATGGAGTTTGACTGGGATACTGCTCTATCCTTCCAGGGAGACTCCGGGCCTTACCTTCAATACTCCAATACCCGGGCTAAAAGCATCCTCGGAAAAACCGAGAGAGAACCAGAGTTATCAGGAGCTCTAACTAGAGAAGAATATAGACTTGTGAAAAAACTGGGCGAGTTCCCGGAAAAGGTCGGGGAAACAGCTGAAAACAGAGAGCCAGCGAAAATCGCCAACTATCTCTCAAATCTGTGTGAAGAATTTAACAGCTTCTATCATTCCAGCCGAGTGATAGGCGAAAACGAGGAAACAGAGAAGAGAAGACTGAAAATAGTAAAACTTTTCTCAGATGTAACTGATCAAGGCATGAAACTACTCGGAATAGAGCCTTTAGAGGAGATGTAA
- a CDS encoding preprotein translocase subunit Sec61beta: MAKDNEVQMPSSQGGLVQYFDADSGVQIDPKMVIAFTVGVVILELALHMRILA, from the coding sequence ATGGCTAAAGACAACGAAGTTCAGATGCCCTCCAGCCAGGGAGGACTTGTACAGTACTTCGATGCGGATTCAGGAGTACAGATAGATCCTAAGATGGTCATAGCATTTACAGTAGGTGTAGTAATTTTAGAACTCGCACTTCACATGAGGATTCTGGCTTAA
- a CDS encoding deoxyhypusine synthase yields MTKENEDTRKHVIPGTDQSHKGERVEGYDFRGEFDLEEMLESYGSTGFQASHLKEAIDLIKEMRDKNAKIFLTYTSNIISSGLREAVAYLAKEDFIDVIITSSGSHTEDVIKTAKPFKMGEWDADEADLREKGINRLGNIYVESDNYVWLESWLNENFFPEFFDEKKLREPTEVARELGRKISEDDELKEENSFLYHSYKNNIPVFCPALIDAEIGDYMFYYRQEVDSDIGIEILDDWDKLIHEAIEAEKTGIIAVGDGVPKHQAIMSNLFRGGTDYAVYISTGMEGDGSLSGAPPKEAVSWGKIKEKTRNYTQIEAEATLVLPLLVASAFKNYEV; encoded by the coding sequence GTGACAAAAGAGAACGAAGACACACGCAAACACGTAATTCCAGGGACGGATCAATCTCATAAAGGAGAAAGAGTTGAGGGATACGATTTTAGAGGCGAATTCGATCTAGAAGAAATGCTTGAAAGTTACGGGTCAACAGGTTTTCAGGCATCACACCTGAAAGAAGCGATTGATCTGATAAAAGAGATGAGGGATAAGAATGCCAAGATATTCTTGACCTATACTTCCAACATTATTTCAAGCGGTCTAAGAGAAGCAGTTGCATACCTTGCGAAGGAAGACTTTATTGATGTAATAATAACCAGTTCTGGCTCTCATACAGAAGACGTCATCAAGACAGCTAAGCCGTTCAAAATGGGAGAATGGGATGCCGACGAAGCAGATTTAAGGGAAAAAGGTATCAATAGGCTGGGCAATATCTATGTCGAGTCAGATAACTATGTTTGGCTTGAGAGCTGGCTGAATGAGAACTTCTTCCCTGAATTCTTCGATGAGAAAAAGCTGAGAGAGCCGACAGAAGTTGCCAGGGAACTCGGGAGAAAGATCAGTGAAGATGATGAACTTAAAGAAGAAAACTCTTTCCTATACCACTCATATAAAAACAACATCCCGGTTTTCTGTCCCGCATTGATTGATGCAGAGATCGGTGACTACATGTTCTACTACCGTCAAGAAGTGGATTCGGATATAGGTATTGAAATACTGGATGACTGGGATAAACTGATACACGAAGCTATTGAAGCAGAGAAAACTGGTATTATAGCGGTAGGGGATGGTGTTCCAAAACATCAGGCAATCATGTCCAACCTTTTCAGAGGCGGAACAGATTATGCAGTATATATCTCTACAGGAATGGAGGGTGATGGATCGCTTTCAGGCGCCCCACCTAAAGAAGCAGTTTCCTGGGGGAAGATAAAAGAGAAAACAAGAAATTATACGCAGATAGAGGCCGAGGCAACACTTGTATTGCCGCTGCTGGTTGCCTCCGCATTCAAGAACTATGAAGTTTAG